Proteins from a single region of Methanocorpusculum sp.:
- the rpl12p gene encoding 50S ribosomal protein P1 translates to MEYIYAALLVHSAAKTVDEESVKAVLSAAGIAVDDSRVKALIAALDGVNIEEAISKAAAAPVAVAAAPAAAGAAAAATEEAAPEESKEEEEENAMAGLGALFG, encoded by the coding sequence ATGGAGTATATTTACGCAGCTCTGTTAGTTCACTCCGCAGCTAAGACTGTGGATGAAGAATCGGTAAAGGCAGTTCTCTCTGCCGCAGGTATCGCAGTCGACGACTCTCGTGTCAAAGCATTAATTGCAGCACTTGACGGCGTTAACATTGAGGAAGCAATCTCCAAGGCAGCAGCAGCACCAGTAGCAGTTGCAGCAGCACCCGCAGCAGCAGGCGCAGCAGCAGCAGCAACAGAAGAGGCAGCACCCGAAGAGAGCAAAGAAGAAGAAGAAGAGAACGCCATGGCAGGCCTTGGCGCACTCTTCGGCTAA
- the hypF gene encoding carbamoyltransferase HypF: protein MKSGKIILRGIVQGVGFRPFVYAQAKRFGINGTVINHGSEVEIDAAGEEFDAFCREVAKGPKMSVIDSISVNPLPNWNPPGDFSILKSQDGARTGFVPADIATCEHCLHDIMDPKSRYYGYWATSCTDCGPRYSIIKSVPYDRERTSMDEFPACQECRDDYKNPGNRRHHAQTIACTECGPKLSLLKGSGEIISANDTISAAAELLDAGKILAIRGIGGFHICCTEESAERLKSALGRPNQSLAVMMKPETLGDFVTEPTKEEWDLLKGPIHPIMILDKIDPESHISLSRLHNLGVMLPYTGLHHLLFAKLRSPLLIMTSANAPGTPMITETKTIIEKMGRVVDYILTHDREIVNRCDDSVVRDGYLIRMSRGFAPLRTRMDLGNRNILGVGPELNANTTVYTGGFLITSPHIGNIRNPPTVAYLEETIKKLTGLTGSVPEIIAHDLHPQFLSTRVAQELAERYGAILCPVQHHRAHIASVTTEEVVGIAIDGVGYGDDATIWGGEILAGSPGDGYIRTGHLEQVLMPGGDLATKFPERMLYGILPNEETLSLLQSRGWNDTALRILAQQTEKRFNTPVTTSTGRVLDAAAALLGICRERTYDGEPSMMLEAYAARGVAQPMETTIESQDGRDVLLTSSILREGMEMMSEGICVEDIAASIQTTLAKGIADIALMRVQTTGIQKTALSGGVAINRSIRETIIETLKNAGVECITNPRYPFGDGCISCGQVVTAGTLAKEGLI from the coding sequence ATGAAGTCTGGTAAAATAATCCTACGCGGGATCGTGCAGGGAGTAGGGTTCCGCCCGTTTGTATATGCCCAGGCAAAACGGTTTGGAATAAATGGGACGGTCATCAATCACGGAAGCGAAGTGGAGATCGATGCCGCCGGAGAGGAATTCGATGCATTCTGCCGGGAGGTAGCAAAAGGACCGAAGATGTCGGTCATCGACTCGATATCGGTCAATCCATTACCGAACTGGAATCCTCCGGGAGATTTTTCCATTCTGAAAAGTCAGGACGGGGCAAGGACGGGATTCGTGCCGGCAGATATTGCGACCTGCGAACATTGTCTCCACGACATCATGGATCCAAAAAGCCGGTATTATGGATACTGGGCAACTTCATGTACCGACTGCGGACCGAGATACAGCATAATAAAATCCGTTCCCTATGACAGGGAGCGAACGAGTATGGATGAGTTTCCCGCATGTCAGGAGTGTCGGGACGATTACAAAAACCCGGGAAACAGGCGGCATCATGCTCAGACGATAGCCTGCACAGAATGCGGACCGAAGCTTTCTCTGCTGAAAGGATCGGGGGAGATCATTTCAGCGAATGATACGATCTCTGCAGCGGCAGAGCTGCTGGATGCAGGAAAGATTCTTGCCATAAGAGGTATCGGGGGATTTCATATCTGCTGCACTGAAGAATCAGCAGAGAGACTCAAGAGTGCTCTCGGACGGCCAAACCAGTCACTTGCCGTGATGATGAAGCCGGAAACTCTCGGAGATTTTGTCACCGAACCGACGAAGGAAGAGTGGGATCTGCTCAAGGGACCGATACATCCTATCATGATCCTTGATAAGATCGATCCGGAATCACACATATCCCTGTCCCGGCTCCACAACCTCGGCGTGATGCTTCCGTATACAGGACTCCATCACCTGTTGTTTGCAAAACTCCGGTCCCCTCTTCTGATAATGACGAGTGCAAATGCTCCGGGAACGCCGATGATCACGGAAACAAAAACCATCATCGAAAAGATGGGCCGGGTTGTGGACTATATTCTTACTCACGACCGCGAGATCGTAAACCGGTGTGATGATTCGGTTGTGAGAGACGGGTATCTGATTCGAATGTCACGGGGTTTTGCCCCGCTCAGAACCCGAATGGATCTTGGAAACAGGAATATCCTCGGCGTAGGGCCGGAACTGAACGCGAATACGACAGTATATACCGGCGGTTTTCTGATAACGTCACCGCATATAGGAAACATCAGAAATCCCCCTACCGTGGCATACTTAGAAGAGACGATAAAAAAGCTGACCGGCCTTACAGGATCGGTTCCGGAGATCATTGCTCATGATCTCCACCCCCAGTTTCTGAGTACACGGGTCGCTCAGGAACTCGCCGAACGATACGGAGCGATTCTCTGCCCGGTCCAGCATCACCGCGCCCACATTGCTTCGGTGACCACTGAAGAGGTCGTCGGTATCGCAATCGACGGGGTCGGATACGGAGATGATGCAACCATCTGGGGAGGGGAAATCCTCGCCGGATCGCCGGGAGATGGATACATCCGAACCGGGCACCTCGAACAGGTCCTTATGCCCGGGGGGGACCTTGCAACAAAGTTCCCAGAACGAATGCTCTACGGCATTCTTCCAAACGAAGAGACCTTGTCACTTCTCCAGAGCAGAGGATGGAACGACACAGCTCTTCGGATCCTTGCCCAACAAACCGAAAAGCGGTTCAACACACCAGTCACAACGTCGACGGGACGAGTTTTGGACGCAGCAGCGGCATTACTTGGGATCTGCCGGGAGAGAACGTATGACGGCGAACCTTCGATGATGCTCGAAGCATATGCTGCACGGGGCGTGGCCCAGCCGATGGAGACCACTATCGAATCCCAGGATGGGCGGGATGTTTTGCTGACATCCTCCATTCTCCGGGAGGGCATGGAGATGATGTCTGAGGGCATATGCGTCGAAGACATCGCCGCGTCGATTCAAACAACTCTTGCGAAAGGCATAGCAGACATAGCACTCATGAGGGTGCAAACAACCGGCATACAAAAGACGGCACTCTCCGGAGGGGTTGCCATAAACCGTTCCATTCGGGAAACGATCATTGAAACGCTGAAAAACGCTGGAGTTGAGTGCATCACGAATCCGAGGTATCCGTTTGGCGACGGATGTATCTCCTGCGGACAGGTTGTTACCGCCGGAACTCTCGCAAAAGAGGGACTCATATGA
- a CDS encoding transcription elongation factor Spt5, translated as MTESKFGNHYYILKTTSKHERTVADNIREAIENNMTDVVVTAVVVPEDIKGYVFVESPEEHARIEELVESIAHARIVLKNETSLEEIKHFLVPKPAVAGIDEGTIVELIAGPFKGEKAVVKRVDHSKEEITVELYESIVPIPITIRGDNVRVIDRNQD; from the coding sequence ATGACTGAATCAAAGTTTGGCAATCACTACTACATCTTAAAGACGACATCCAAGCATGAGCGGACAGTTGCCGACAACATCCGTGAGGCGATCGAAAACAATATGACGGACGTCGTCGTCACTGCAGTAGTAGTGCCGGAAGATATCAAAGGCTATGTCTTCGTGGAAAGCCCCGAAGAGCACGCCAGGATCGAGGAGCTTGTCGAATCGATCGCTCATGCCAGGATCGTTTTAAAGAATGAAACATCACTGGAAGAAATAAAACATTTCCTCGTCCCGAAACCGGCAGTTGCAGGTATCGATGAGGGAACAATCGTGGAACTGATCGCAGGTCCGTTCAAGGGTGAGAAGGCAGTGGTCAAGCGCGTTGATCACTCCAAAGAAGAAATCACCGTTGAACTCTACGAATCGATCGTTCCGATTCCGATCACCATACGCGGCGACAACGTGCGTGTGATCGATCGTAATCAGGATTGA
- a CDS encoding 50S ribosomal protein L11 — translation MAETVEVLVPGGRATAGPPLGPALGPLGINVKAVVDNINKLTAEFNGMSVPVTVMVDDKKNVTLTVGIPPTTALVMKEAGVEKGSGTPNTQAVGNLPLEAVIRIAKMKMESMLSYDLKTAAKEVMGTCVSVGVTVEGKTAKQAIAAVNAGEWDEQLA, via the coding sequence ATGGCAGAAACTGTCGAGGTACTGGTACCCGGCGGTAGAGCAACTGCAGGACCGCCACTCGGTCCGGCACTGGGTCCCCTTGGGATCAACGTGAAAGCAGTCGTTGATAACATCAACAAATTGACTGCTGAGTTCAATGGCATGTCTGTTCCGGTAACGGTAATGGTCGATGACAAAAAGAACGTCACGTTAACAGTCGGTATCCCTCCGACAACCGCTCTTGTAATGAAAGAAGCGGGCGTCGAAAAGGGTTCCGGCACTCCGAATACTCAGGCAGTTGGTAATCTGCCGCTTGAAGCTGTCATTCGCATTGCAAAGATGAAGATGGAATCCATGCTCTCTTACGACCTGAAAACGGCCGCAAAAGAAGTCATGGGCACCTGCGTTTCCGTTGGTGTAACCGTCGAAGGCAAAACTGCCAAACAGGCAATTGCCGCCGTCAATGCAGGCGAGTGGGACGAACAACTCGCGTAA
- a CDS encoding 50S ribosomal protein L1, translating into MVERTQIIKAVTAALKQAPERKFQESIDITINLKHVDMAQPKNRIDETILLPQAIGVKKIAVLGKGDIVSQARNAGVDLIIGPDEIERLGGVPREARKMAGQYDFFLAETAVMPLVGRWLGQRLGPRGKMPQPIPPTLDITPIVERLRNSVKIRSKDRLNMSVKVGNTGMSVEEVSENIDAVVKRVVGRLESGELNIRSVYVKTTMGPAVKVM; encoded by the coding sequence ATGGTTGAAAGAACCCAAATTATAAAAGCTGTTACGGCAGCACTTAAGCAGGCCCCCGAGCGTAAGTTCCAGGAAAGTATTGATATTACTATCAACCTGAAACACGTTGACATGGCCCAGCCAAAAAACCGTATTGATGAGACGATTCTTCTGCCACAGGCAATAGGCGTAAAAAAGATCGCCGTCCTTGGTAAGGGAGATATTGTATCCCAGGCACGTAACGCTGGTGTCGATTTAATTATCGGCCCTGACGAGATCGAGCGTCTGGGCGGCGTTCCGCGTGAAGCACGCAAAATGGCCGGACAGTATGATTTCTTCCTTGCAGAGACTGCGGTTATGCCCCTTGTTGGTCGCTGGCTTGGTCAGAGACTCGGTCCACGCGGTAAAATGCCGCAGCCGATCCCGCCAACCCTGGACATCACTCCAATCGTCGAGCGTCTGAGAAACTCCGTGAAGATCCGGTCTAAAGACAGACTTAATATGTCTGTTAAGGTTGGAAACACCGGCATGTCCGTCGAGGAAGTTTCAGAAAATATTGACGCCGTCGTGAAGAGGGTTGTAGGAAGACTTGAAAGCGGAGAGTTAAACATCCGCTCCGTCTACGTCAAAACCACGATGGGTCCAGCAGTGAAGGTGATGTAA
- a CDS encoding DEAD/DEAH box helicase, translated as MTTIVQPWKKGYKVYFCDDAKAGRIKHVGTVELEETSKGMRPSEFFVRRPGTSHAEKTPTKEFTTVLRGNGPIKLTQTMPEFQDFLRGMQLSWETTTLCRTCLFDDRLTPLTEETRIKCGQEFVCLDCAKRELRRELGHIKHLGKRTQLHIENLLEEYRDLDMVLAILQPESLDTKKTMFDRLEAHDQTPTERIENLPLPREFIERCGVETLMPAQQRAVESGLLYGKDLLVVAATASGKTFIGEMAGLKNYIEKRGRMLFLVPLVALANQKYDRFSEKYKSITQTSIMTGVSRVNLPETRPIGNRGAGGGIVVGTYEGMDNLLRKGMPVSNIGTVVIDEVQMLEDPERGHRLDGLIARLKYIAPKAQFLYLSATIGSPNLLAKKLNASLVSYADRPVALERHLIFTEKDSKIPFIKKLVFEEFNKTSSKGYKGQTIVFTNARSRCHTVAEAIGGTAAPYHAGLTSQERRAVERQFEEGKLACVVTTAALAAGVDFPASQVIFDALAMGIDWLSVQEFHQMMGRAGRPDFHDLGRVVVLAEPGVSYSRETKLTEEEVAIQLLKGAMEEVSPVYDIEETSEEFAANAIVCRGREADIIAIGNSMVGVGDDPLAELLKHKLVRKSGGILELSPLGKIMAEHFIGMERLLEIDKLVRVMDDPLEMVAELSCMDDEREKEKRRVDRRSTDKKEAAWIGDKKSAAKPTAEPAWVAKKKEIHAVEKHAHDDERRKKAGSRKLRHEEVEVEVSKPPRRANKEMEDRVERKKREASQYIPPPKRKQREGDPGDSNASRLGSASTDPLNIIELAVDQRRAGNYDDALKILGNYVADNPKDSRALVELGKVYDLRGDRDTAYLCYQRAATANTQNREAIDRMNAFLIGITVAIDNDTSDFKKESGVGKKKKE; from the coding sequence GTGACGACCATCGTCCAACCCTGGAAAAAGGGGTATAAAGTCTATTTTTGTGATGACGCAAAGGCAGGCAGGATCAAACATGTAGGAACTGTTGAACTCGAAGAGACCTCTAAAGGGATGCGCCCGTCTGAGTTTTTTGTCAGAAGACCCGGGACATCTCACGCTGAGAAGACGCCGACAAAAGAGTTCACCACGGTCCTTCGTGGAAACGGTCCGATCAAACTTACCCAGACCATGCCGGAATTCCAGGATTTTCTGAGAGGTATGCAGTTGTCCTGGGAAACGACGACACTTTGCCGGACCTGTCTTTTTGACGATCGTCTAACCCCCCTTACTGAGGAGACCCGGATCAAATGCGGGCAGGAGTTTGTCTGTCTTGACTGTGCAAAGCGTGAGCTCCGCCGTGAACTCGGTCACATTAAGCATCTAGGTAAACGCACGCAGCTTCATATCGAAAATCTCCTGGAAGAGTATCGTGACTTGGATATGGTACTCGCGATTCTTCAACCTGAATCGCTCGATACCAAGAAGACGATGTTCGACCGTCTCGAGGCACATGATCAAACGCCGACCGAACGTATCGAAAATCTTCCTCTTCCACGGGAATTTATAGAGCGGTGCGGTGTTGAGACGCTCATGCCTGCCCAGCAGCGTGCGGTCGAGTCCGGTCTTTTATATGGAAAAGATCTTCTTGTCGTTGCCGCGACGGCGAGCGGGAAGACGTTCATCGGAGAGATGGCCGGGCTGAAAAATTATATCGAAAAGCGCGGAAGAATGCTTTTCCTTGTCCCTCTCGTAGCTCTTGCGAATCAGAAGTATGACAGATTTTCTGAAAAATACAAATCTATAACTCAGACCTCGATAATGACCGGTGTTTCCCGTGTGAATCTGCCGGAGACCCGTCCTATTGGAAACCGCGGTGCAGGCGGCGGGATCGTTGTTGGAACCTACGAAGGTATGGACAACCTTCTCAGAAAAGGTATGCCGGTCAGCAACATTGGAACAGTTGTGATCGATGAGGTCCAGATGCTCGAGGATCCTGAACGGGGTCACCGGCTCGACGGACTGATCGCGAGACTGAAATATATCGCTCCCAAGGCTCAGTTCCTTTATCTTTCGGCAACGATCGGTTCGCCGAATCTACTTGCAAAAAAGCTGAATGCATCCCTCGTTTCTTATGCAGACCGTCCGGTTGCTCTGGAACGTCATCTGATATTTACCGAAAAAGATTCGAAGATCCCTTTCATCAAAAAGTTAGTCTTTGAGGAGTTCAATAAGACCTCTTCCAAGGGATATAAAGGGCAGACGATCGTTTTCACGAATGCCCGGAGCCGGTGTCATACCGTAGCCGAGGCAATCGGAGGGACGGCTGCTCCCTATCACGCGGGGCTGACCTCTCAGGAACGCCGGGCCGTTGAACGGCAGTTCGAGGAAGGCAAACTTGCCTGTGTTGTCACTACTGCAGCACTGGCAGCTGGTGTGGATTTCCCTGCAAGTCAGGTGATTTTTGATGCTCTCGCAATGGGAATCGACTGGCTCTCTGTTCAGGAGTTCCACCAGATGATGGGTCGTGCCGGTCGGCCGGATTTCCACGATCTTGGCCGGGTCGTTGTTCTCGCCGAACCAGGGGTCTCATATTCGCGTGAAACAAAACTCACCGAGGAGGAGGTCGCTATCCAGCTCCTCAAAGGAGCTATGGAAGAGGTCTCACCGGTATATGATATTGAGGAGACGTCTGAGGAGTTTGCGGCAAATGCCATCGTATGCCGCGGCCGTGAAGCTGATATTATCGCCATTGGAAACAGCATGGTCGGCGTGGGGGACGATCCCCTTGCGGAACTTCTCAAACACAAACTTGTTAGAAAGTCTGGGGGTATCCTGGAGCTCTCTCCGCTTGGGAAGATCATGGCAGAGCATTTCATCGGCATGGAGCGGCTTTTGGAGATCGATAAACTGGTTCGTGTGATGGATGATCCTCTCGAAATGGTCGCCGAACTCTCGTGTATGGATGATGAGCGGGAGAAAGAGAAACGTCGGGTCGATCGTCGTTCTACTGACAAAAAGGAAGCCGCATGGATCGGGGACAAAAAATCTGCTGCGAAACCAACTGCTGAGCCTGCATGGGTTGCGAAGAAAAAAGAGATACATGCGGTGGAGAAGCATGCTCATGATGATGAACGGCGGAAAAAGGCCGGATCCCGTAAGCTCCGTCATGAAGAAGTCGAAGTTGAGGTGTCGAAACCTCCCCGCAGGGCGAATAAGGAGATGGAGGACAGGGTCGAGCGCAAGAAACGTGAGGCATCCCAGTACATTCCTCCGCCGAAAAGAAAACAGCGGGAGGGTGACCCTGGGGATAGTAATGCGTCCAGGCTTGGTTCTGCGTCCACTGATCCCCTCAATATAATAGAGTTAGCTGTGGATCAACGGCGTGCCGGAAATTATGATGATGCTTTGAAGATCCTCGGAAATTATGTTGCCGATAATCCAAAGGACAGTCGTGCTCTGGTTGAACTTGGGAAGGTGTATGATCTCCGTGGTGATCGTGATACGGCGTATTTATGTTACCAGAGAGCTGCCACAGCTAATACCCAAAACCGTGAGGCAATCGATAGGATGAACGCATTTCTCATCGGGATCACGGTCGCTATCGATAATGACACATCTGATTTCAAAAAGGAATCTGGTGTTGGCAAAAAGAAAAAAGAGTGA
- a CDS encoding protein translocase SEC61 complex subunit gamma, with translation MAKNEKKTDEKKTLPSIQIKKPVITKASVSEFFRKYLRVLKLARRPTKDEFWKISAVAAAGIALIGVLGFLIYLIFEYLLP, from the coding sequence ATGGCTAAAAACGAGAAAAAAACCGATGAAAAAAAGACACTTCCTTCCATTCAGATAAAGAAACCGGTGATTACGAAAGCAAGTGTTTCAGAATTTTTCAGAAAATACCTTCGTGTTCTGAAACTTGCCCGCAGACCTACCAAAGATGAGTTCTGGAAAATCTCCGCAGTTGCCGCAGCAGGTATCGCACTCATCGGCGTTCTCGGTTTCCTGATATATCTGATATTTGAATATCTCCTTCCATAA
- a CDS encoding winged helix-turn-helix transcriptional regulator, whose protein sequence is MPDDPLTNILRSKRETTRFQVLVEVAEHQPSIRQQEIAEKLGVTPQAISEYVRDLAEEGYISAEGRGRYYVTHKGIEWVLNNAEILESYARHVRRDIIHQVVTWAAIADSDLKAGDSVGVYMKSGWLYAGKRPQTAMGMVTADASEGMDVGVARLAGIIEHTEGKVDVAKVPRIERGGSKMVSIQKFLALAKNADVIAAVGLEAYMACKNSGIKPDMFFGAREGAVEAAFHGMRCLILIVDEEFTDFLKRLETAGLSYTIHELVTE, encoded by the coding sequence ATGCCTGATGATCCATTAACCAACATCCTTCGCAGTAAACGTGAAACGACCAGATTCCAGGTCTTAGTTGAGGTTGCCGAGCACCAGCCGTCGATTCGCCAGCAGGAGATCGCAGAAAAGCTCGGCGTGACCCCCCAGGCAATATCGGAATATGTACGTGATCTCGCTGAAGAGGGCTATATCAGTGCAGAGGGGAGAGGACGGTACTATGTCACCCACAAAGGAATCGAATGGGTCCTGAACAATGCGGAGATCTTAGAGTCCTACGCCCGGCATGTCCGCAGGGATATCATTCATCAGGTCGTAACCTGGGCCGCTATTGCGGATTCTGACCTGAAAGCAGGTGACTCGGTCGGCGTGTACATGAAATCCGGCTGGCTGTATGCAGGCAAACGTCCCCAGACTGCGATGGGTATGGTCACGGCCGATGCATCGGAAGGGATGGATGTCGGCGTGGCACGGCTTGCAGGGATCATTGAACACACGGAAGGAAAGGTCGATGTTGCCAAAGTTCCGAGAATCGAACGCGGCGGTTCAAAGATGGTGTCGATACAAAAATTCCTCGCTCTTGCAAAGAATGCCGATGTCATCGCAGCGGTCGGACTGGAGGCGTATATGGCCTGTAAAAACTCCGGCATTAAACCCGACATGTTCTTCGGGGCACGGGAAGGGGCTGTTGAAGCGGCATTCCACGGAATGCGTTGTCTGATCCTGATCGTTGATGAGGAGTTTACTGATTTCCTGAAACGTCTTGAAACAGCAGGTCTTTCGTATACTATACATGAACTGGTGACAGAATAA
- a CDS encoding 50S ribosomal protein L10 — protein sequence MAIYTHHLPAWKREEVEQIKDLADKYTLVGLVDVYGIPARQFQQIRRNLRSNAVVKVARNTLVEHSMNELGGHFVDLNEKVSEHSALIFANGNPFKLFKSLEQTKTKRSAKAGEITPEDIVVPAGPTTFKPGPIVGELQQAGIPAAIDGGKVKIKETKTVVKAGQAINKKQADVLSKLGIKPMPVGLSLLAVCYEGDMYLPDVLSVDDEAYKAKITLAAQQAFNLAVNAAVPTACAGVTEAQIAKAVREARNLGVEASIYEKGVIELIISKAYRQANALKAI from the coding sequence ATGGCAATTTATACCCACCACCTCCCCGCATGGAAACGCGAAGAAGTTGAGCAGATCAAAGATCTCGCTGACAAGTATACACTCGTCGGCTTAGTTGATGTCTACGGTATTCCCGCAAGACAGTTCCAGCAGATCCGCAGAAATCTGCGCAGCAATGCAGTCGTGAAGGTTGCAAGAAACACTCTTGTCGAGCATTCCATGAATGAACTCGGCGGTCACTTTGTTGATCTCAACGAGAAAGTTTCTGAGCACTCCGCTCTCATCTTTGCAAACGGTAACCCGTTTAAGCTGTTCAAGTCTCTTGAGCAGACGAAAACAAAGCGTTCCGCAAAAGCAGGCGAGATCACTCCTGAAGACATTGTTGTTCCAGCAGGACCAACTACCTTTAAGCCCGGACCGATCGTAGGAGAACTCCAGCAGGCAGGTATCCCGGCAGCCATCGACGGCGGTAAGGTCAAAATTAAAGAGACCAAGACCGTTGTTAAGGCCGGTCAGGCTATCAACAAAAAACAGGCCGATGTACTTTCAAAGCTTGGTATCAAACCAATGCCAGTCGGTCTCTCCCTCCTCGCAGTATGTTACGAGGGAGATATGTATCTGCCGGACGTCCTCTCAGTGGATGACGAGGCATACAAGGCAAAGATCACTCTCGCAGCACAGCAGGCATTCAACCTCGCCGTCAACGCAGCAGTTCCAACGGCATGTGCCGGTGTTACTGAGGCTCAGATCGCGAAGGCCGTCCGTGAGGCAAGAAACCTCGGTGTAGAAGCATCCATCTATGAGAAGGGTGTCATCGAGTTGATCATCAGCAAGGCATACAGACAAGCAAACGCCCTGAAGGCAATTTAA
- a CDS encoding HemK2/MTQ2 family protein methyltransferase, with translation MDIDTTQIYFPSEDTYLLIKAALAEVKPNDRVLEIGTGSGAVAKSVTEITPQVLAVEINPHAAQYAHEVNGIEVIRGDLFKPVCGEFDLILFNAPYLPTTPEERGDDWLEYALDGGPSGREVVERFLHEAPPHLSTFGRILLLISSLTGIDEVLKLCHAEAFIALVVAEERQEDGEMLYVLRISRDLCSLCGT, from the coding sequence ATGGATATCGACACGACCCAGATCTATTTTCCATCTGAAGATACGTATCTCCTGATAAAAGCTGCACTCGCAGAAGTAAAGCCGAACGACCGGGTCCTGGAGATCGGGACCGGTTCGGGGGCTGTGGCAAAATCCGTAACCGAGATAACGCCGCAGGTCCTCGCCGTCGAAATAAATCCCCACGCGGCACAATATGCACACGAAGTAAACGGTATCGAGGTCATCAGAGGGGATCTCTTCAAACCGGTTTGCGGCGAGTTCGATCTGATTTTATTCAACGCACCGTATCTCCCGACAACTCCCGAAGAGCGAGGTGACGATTGGCTTGAGTATGCTCTTGACGGCGGACCTTCCGGGCGGGAGGTTGTAGAACGGTTTTTGCATGAAGCACCCCCTCACCTTTCAACATTCGGGAGGATACTCCTTCTCATCTCCTCGCTTACCGGCATTGATGAAGTGCTGAAGCTTTGTCATGCAGAAGCATTCATTGCTCTCGTAGTAGCAGAGGAACGGCAGGAAGACGGCGAGATGCTTTATGTCCTTAGGATCTCGCGGGATCTGTGTTCTCTTTGCGGAACCTAA
- the ftsZ gene encoding cell division protein FtsZ — MRSIVEEALSRKRFEDVARDDTPVSAIYDAETEADLGAKTYAVRPQTPEPAKAAAPVQVQPVIKEQAKPDVDYSSQYSFSVAKTTPTDEDDEFDEILDALRTKITVIGCGGGGSNTVARVYEEGVEGAEIYALNTDAQHLSMLRGRVGRRILIGRQTTKGLGAGAIPQRGEEAAIESEDVIRQALAGSNMVFVTAGLGGGTGTGSAPIVAKIAKEIGALTIAIVTLPFTSESATRMENAEIGLERLREVADTVIVIPNDRILEVVPRLPLAQAFKVSDEVLMRAVKGITELITLPGLVNLDFADVRTVMEQGGIAMIGVGDSDSEDKAIDSIKKALRSPLLDVDITGATAALINVIGGPDMTMVEAEGVVQEVYQRIDPSARIIWGVQIDPKMEGRMRTMLIVTGVQSPQIYGKQEQISRASQSSQVQRSKFEIDFLR; from the coding sequence ATGAGATCAATTGTAGAAGAAGCATTATCACGCAAACGGTTCGAAGATGTTGCACGGGACGACACTCCAGTTTCCGCAATTTATGACGCGGAAACCGAAGCTGACCTCGGTGCAAAAACCTACGCAGTTCGTCCGCAGACACCGGAACCCGCCAAGGCAGCTGCTCCGGTTCAGGTCCAGCCCGTAATAAAAGAGCAGGCAAAGCCCGATGTTGACTACTCAAGTCAGTATAGTTTTTCTGTAGCCAAGACTACTCCGACGGACGAAGATGATGAATTCGATGAGATCCTGGATGCTCTCCGGACAAAGATCACGGTAATCGGCTGCGGTGGAGGGGGATCCAACACCGTTGCCCGTGTTTATGAGGAAGGAGTCGAGGGTGCCGAGATCTACGCACTGAACACCGATGCCCAGCACCTCTCCATGCTCCGGGGCAGAGTTGGCCGCCGTATCCTTATCGGACGCCAGACCACCAAAGGTCTCGGTGCAGGCGCAATACCCCAGCGTGGTGAAGAGGCTGCAATCGAAAGTGAGGATGTGATCCGTCAGGCACTTGCCGGCAGCAATATGGTATTCGTGACCGCCGGTCTTGGCGGAGGTACCGGTACCGGTTCAGCTCCGATCGTCGCAAAAATTGCAAAAGAGATCGGTGCTCTTACAATCGCTATAGTAACCCTGCCTTTTACGAGTGAAAGTGCTACCAGAATGGAAAACGCTGAGATCGGTCTTGAGCGTCTCCGGGAAGTTGCTGATACGGTTATCGTAATCCCCAACGACCGTATCCTTGAAGTTGTACCGCGCCTCCCGCTTGCCCAGGCCTTCAAAGTCTCTGACGAGGTTTTGATGCGTGCCGTCAAAGGCATCACCGAACTGATCACGCTCCCCGGTCTTGTCAACCTCGACTTTGCCGATGTCCGGACCGTTATGGAACAGGGCGGTATTGCTATGATTGGTGTCGGCGACTCCGACAGTGAGGACAAAGCAATCGATTCTATCAAGAAAGCTCTGCGTTCTCCTCTCCTTGATGTCGACATCACCGGTGCGACAGCCGCTCTTATCAACGTGATCGGCGGACCGGACATGACGATGGTTGAAGCAGAAGGTGTTGTACAGGAAGTTTATCAAAGAATTGATCCTTCAGCACGCATCATATGGGGTGTCCAGATCGACCCGAAGATGGAAGGCCGCATGCGAACCATGCTTATCGTTACCGGTGTCCAGTCACCACAGATTTATGGTAAGCAGGAACAAATATCTAGGGCATCACAATCAAGTCAGGTCCAGCGCTCAAAGTTTGAGATTGACTTCCTGAGGTGA